TCCGGGCGATGGTTCTCCGCTTCTGGCATCTGCAGCGGATTTACCGGCAGCACTATTTTTGGGTACCACCACGGCACCGGAATCAGCAGCTTCACCATGACCGTGCATATATTCATACAGGTCATGCATATCATCCTTGTTATACAGCATGAAAGTGAAGCCTGTTTTTCTCAGCCAGATATCGGCGGTGCCCACGTCTGATTTATACAAGACCTGAGGGTCCCACTGGCCTTTATTTTCGATAAAGTTCAATGGGGTGAAATTGGTTGACTGTTGCCCCCGGGCAATAAAACCGGTAAACAACAGGAGGATCATCATTCCAATAAGGCCGCTCGGGAGGGTAAATTTCAACGGGATAAGATTTATTTTAATGCCAAAAAAACCAATATACATCTATAAACGCAGAAGCCCATTAAATTGTTACGGGCACTAGCTATAATACCGCTGTCCTGACGATACGTTTTAGGGATTATATCATATATTCAGACGGTATAAATTAATAAACGTTAAAAGCGTCAGGAAATTTTACTCCATTGAGATTTCCCGCGCTGAAGCGCTAAATATTCTTTTAAGCCTTGATTTTCAGGGAGGACGAGATCAGGATCTTCTGATAATATTTTTTCGGCGCTGGCGCGGGCGGCTTCCAGCACGGCCCTGTCCTGTACAATGTCTGCCAGTTTGAAATCCAGTATCCCACTTTGGCGGGTGCCTTCTATGTCACCCGGGCCACGCAGTTCCATATCTTTTTCCGAGATGATAAAACCATTGTTGGTCTGTACCATTACGTTGATACGTTCTTTGGAGACTTTCCCCAGTTTGCTGCCTGTCATCAGAATGCAGAAGGACTGTTCTGCGCCGCGTCCTACGCGGCCCCGGAGCTGGTGGAGCTGGGAGAGGCCGAACCGTTCGGTGCTTTCAATGACCATGACAGATGCATTGGGCACGTTAACGCCTACTTCGATCACCGTAGTGGCCACCATGATATGTGTGTCGCCGGAAACGAAGCGCTGCATGTTGGTTTCCCGCATTTCTGCCGGCTGGCGGCCATGCACCATACTGATATAAAACTGCGGTTCAGGAAAAAATGCTTTTACTTCCTCATAACCTTTCATGAGGTTTTCGTAGTCCAGTTTTTCGCTGTCTTCGATGAGTGGATATACGATATAGGCCTGGCGGCCTTTTTTAAGTTCATCTTTGATGAAGTTCATCACCTGTGGGCGCTGAAATTCTGTGCGGTGAACGGTGGTGATGGGTTTTCTGCCGGGAGGCATCTCATCGATCACGGACACGTCGAGGTCACCGTAGATGGTCATTGCCAGCGTACGCGGTATAGGCGTTGCCGTCATGACAAGGATATGTGGCGGGATGGTGTTTTTTTCCCATAGCCGTGCCCGTTGGGCCACGCCAAAACGGTGCTGTTCGTCTACGATGGCCATGCCCAGGTTCTGGAACACCACTTCTTTTTCCAGCAGGGCATGTGTGCCTACCAGGAAGTGGATGCTGCCATCGGCTACGCCGGCCAGTATTTGTTTGCGGGCTTTGCCTTTGATGCTGCCTGTCAGCAGTGCGATTTTCACGGGCATATGCTGCAGCAGGTCTGCCAGCCCTTTATAGTGTTGCTGTGCTAAAATTTCTGTAGGCGCCATGAGACAGGCCTGAAAACCGTTGTCTTTCGCCAGCAGCATGGTCAGCAATGCCACCATGGTTTTGCCGCTGCCCACGTCTCCCTGCAACAGGCGGTTCATCTGACGGCCATGCACGGTGTCCATGCGGATTTCCTTCAGTACGCGTTTCTGTGCGCCGGTAAGGTCAAACGGCAGATGGTTGTTGTAAAATTCATTGAAAGATTCGCCGACGGCGCCAAACACGTAACCATGCGACAACTTTTGCCGTTTGATTTTAAGGCGGCATATTCTGATCTGTGCGATGAACAGTTCTTCAAATTTCAGGCGGCGCTGGGCCTGGTGCGCCTCGTCTTCATTACCGGGCAGGTGTATCTTAAAATACGCCCTGGAACGGGGCATCAGCCGGTACTGCTGTAATACTTCCACCGGAATATTTTCCCTGACTTCTGCGGGCGACATCTGTTCGAGCAGCGTCTTTGTCAGTTTTCCGATAGCCTTTGCCGTTAGTCCGCGGGCTTTCAGTTTTTCGGTGGTGGAATACACCGGTTCGAGGTATTGTTTTCCTGACGCGATCTCTTCCGTCAGCAGGTCCATTTCCGGATGCGCCAGCTGTGGAACGCCGTTGAATACGGAGATACGGCCATATACCAGGTAGGCCACATTTTCCCGCAGTGATTTCTGCATCCATTGCCATCCCTGGAACCATACCAGTTCAATGACGCCGGTTTCGTCCTTGAAGGTGGCCACCAGTCGTTTTCCTCTGTTCTCACCTATTACTTCCATGCGCAGGATACGGCCGCGTATCTGCACAAAATCCTCATAACCGCTCAGGGAAGCGATCTTGTCTATCTTGGTACGGTCCACGTACCGGAAAGGGAAATACTGCAACAGATCGCCAAAAGTATGTATGCCGATCTCTTTGCGCAGCAGCTCTCCTTTCTGCGGACCTACGCCTTTGAGATATTCTATCGGATTGGATAATATGGGTGTGAATGTTGAGATAATAAACCGGTTTTAATAAGCCACGAAGATAATTTAAAAAGATTAGCGAAGATAAAAGCTGCCACAGCTTTCATCTTCGCTAATCTTCTATTTTCGGTCAGTATCCTGAATTATTCAGCGTCAGCAGTTACCTTTCCTTCAACGAACTGTTTCATCCATTCAGTAGTAACGGATTTAGGTCTTTCGAGGGAGAGTCCCAGACCTCTGTCCCAGCAGAGGGAAGCCAGTACGCCCAGTGCGCGGGATACGCCAAACAGTACGGTGTAGAATTCATATTCCACCATGCCGTAATGTACCAGTAATGCGCCGGAATGTGCGTCCACGTTAGGCCATGGGTTTTTCACTTTGCCCAGGTCCTGTAAAATTGGCGGTACGGTTTCGTATACGGTCCACACAATTTTCACCAGTTCATCGTTAGGCAGGTGTTTTTTAGCAAATTCCATCTGCGCGGTGAAGCGGGGATCTGTTTTACGGAGTACGGCGTGACCGTAGCCTGGTACCACTTTACCTTCAGACAGGGTTTTGCGTACATACGCTTCTATCTGTTCTTTGGTAGGCATGCCACCACCCAGTTCTTCACGCATGGAGAGAATCCATTTGATCACTTCCTGGTTGGCGAGGCCGTGCAGCGGACCAGCCAGACCGTTCATACCGGCAGCGAAAGACAGGTAGGCATCGCTGAGGGCGGAACCTACCAGGTGCGTCGTGTGTGCGCTCACGTTACCACCTTCGTGGTCAGCGTGGATCACCATGTAGAGGCGCATCAGTTCTTTGAAGCCTTCATCGGAGTAACCCAGCATATGTGCGAAGTTACCTGCCCAGTCCAGCATGCCGTTAGGCTGGATATGCTGGCCGCCTTTGTATTTACGGCGGTAGATGTAAGCAGCGATACGGGGAAGACGGGCGATGAGGTTCATCGTGTCTTCATACATGTAGCTCCAGTAGTCTTTTTTATTGATACCTTCGGCATAAGCTTTTGCAAACGCGGATTCGGTTTGCAGCGCCATAATACCTACAGTAAACATCGTCATCGGGTGAGTAGTAATAGGCAATGCCTCAATAGCATCAAATACGTGATTAGGTACATGAGAACGGCGGCCCCACATGCTGGATAAATACTGTACGTCTGCTTCATTCGGCAACTCACCAATCAACATCAGGTAAAACAGCCCTTCCGGCAGTGGTTCAGCACCACCTGGCGCTTTGGGTAAATGTTCTCTCAACTCCGGAATGGAATATCCGCGAAAACGGATACCTTCATTTGCATCCAGCAGGGAAGTTTCCGTTACAATGCCGGTAATACCGCGCATCCCCTGATAAACCTGCGCCACTGTTACGTCTTCAATTTTTTTTGTGCCGTGGTTCTTTACCAGGTCCTTTACTTCAACGTTAAGATCATCTGCTTTAACCTTGAACTTTTCTTTTATGTACCCCATTTTACTGCTATTGTTTATAAAATGAAACAAAATCGATCAATTGTCAAAAGTAATGATTTGTTAACGAAGTTACCACCATTTAGCAGTATTTAATGTCAATTTAATAAGCAATTCACATCCAAAGAACCCGTGTAACAAGCCACCTCCCCGTAACATAACACACTTGAAAACCATCAACTTATAAATAAAAAATAAACCGCAAGATATCGACGTTAAAGAAATGTAAATTTTTTCAGAACCAATTGAAAATATTGAAAGCATAGGCTTCAAAATTTCATTTTTGTTCATCAACATGGACAATTTTTGTTTATCGAAACAGAATTGGAAGCGGATATAACGCAGGGAGAAAACAAAGCAGATTTTTTTTGCGTCCGGGTAAAAATGAGGCAGATTTAAGTCTCTCCCATCCCGACCGGAGCGCCATCAAATTAAAAAGGCCCCTTAAAGGAGCCCATTTTTGAAAATAAAGTATATAGCCAATACTTATAAGCTATGAAAAATAAACACCCTGACACACATCGTAGCCCAGGGCTTCAGCCCTGGGACGGGGGTCATTTAGGCGCACGGCGGTACAGGTAAAACGCCAGCCCTCCGAAAAGCACATTGGGTATCCATACGGCCACCAACGGGTTCAGGTCGGCTTTGGTACTGAACACAGTGGTAAACTGCATCAGGATAATATAGCTGGCGCTGATCACAATGCCCACGGCCAGGTGCAGGCCACTGCCGCCCCTTACCTTTTTGGCGGCAATAATGCCTCCGATGAGGGTGAGGATCACCACCGCAGCAGCTGCGGCCGTTCTCCGGTAGTATTCCACCCAATAGGTGTTCAGTCCTTCGGAGCCGCGGATGGCTTCCCGTTTGATATATTTACGCAGATCAGGCGTGGTCATGGCTTCCTGCAGGTTCTTCACCTCCAGCAGGTCTTTCGGGTTCAGGGCGATCTTTAAGATGGAATCCTGGCGACTGTACCATTTCTCCTTTAAGCCATCCATATTTCGCACAGACACGTAGTCCAGTCTCCATGCCTTTTTGGTGGAATCCCAGGTGATACGGTCGGCACGCAGTTTCACGGTCATCAGTTGTTTATCCACTTTTTCCATGGTAAAGTTGCTGCCGCTTTTATAGTTGGGATCGTAGGTACCGAAAGTCACGTAGGTAAAGCTGTCTATACGGCTGGTACGGTCGTATTGCGACTGCTCATTGTCCGGCGTATGTATCCGGGTATTTTCAAAAGTGGTACGGATACGGTTGGCGTTAGGTACCACCCAGTAGTTGGCCAGCCAGAGGATGCCGCCAAACAGGAACGCACCTACCCAGTAGGGGCGCAGGAAGCGACGGAAACTCACGCCGGCGCTCAGGATGGCAATGATCTCCGACCGGTAGGCCATTTTGGAGGTAAAGAAAATAACCGAGATGAATATGAACAGGGGAAACAGCAAGGCTGCGATATGCGGGATAAAACCAAAGTAATAGTCCACGATCACATCGTGCAGGGATATATGATACTTAATGAAATCATCTATCTTCTCTGTGATATCGATCACTACGGAAATGACCAGCAATATCATCAGGGAATAAATAAAAGTTCCAATGAGCTTGCGTAAAATGTACCAGTCTATTTTAGTCATGAGCCCAAAGATATTAGTTTATTTTATTGTCTGAACTTTTACAGTCGCGTTTTCAGTTGCTGTACCATTCCTGTTTTCCACGTAGCGAAAGTACCGGCCAGTATCTGGCGGCGGGCTTCCTTGACCAGCTCCAGATAAAAAGCGAGGTTGTGGATACTCGCCAATGTCATGCCTAAAATTTCACCGGCCACAAACAGGTGGCGCAGGTAGGCACGGGAGTAGTCACGGGTGGCAAAACATTCGCTGTTGGCGTCGATCGGATTAAAATCGGTGGCCCACTTTTTATTACGGATGTTCATCACGCCGTTCCAGGTAAAGAGCATGCCATTACGGCCGTTACGGGTGGGCATTACGCAGTCGAACATATCCACGCCGAGGGCGATATTTTCCAGGATGTTCCAGGGCGTGCCTACGCCCATGAGGTAACGGGGCTTGTCCTGCGGCAGGATTTCGGTCACCAGGCCGCACATTTCATACATTTCATTTTCCGGTTCGCCTACGCTCAAACCACCGATGGCATTGCCTGCGGCGCCACGGGAGGCGATATACTCCGCAGATGCCTTACGGAGGTCTTTATAGGTACTGCCCTGTACGATGGGGAACAGGGTCTGTTCATGGCCGTAGGCGGGCTGTGTGTCTTTCAGTCGCTGAATGCAGCGGTCCAGCCAGCGGTGCGTCAGCTCCATGGATTTACGTGCATAGCGGTATTCTGAAGGGTACGGCGGGCATTCATCGAATGCCATGATAATATCGGCGCCGATGGTCCGTTGGATATCCATCACGTTTTCGGGGGTGAACAGGTGTTTGGAGCCATCGATATGGGATTGAAACACCACCCCTTCTTCCTTGATTTTGCGGTTGGCGGCCAGGGAAAATACCTGATACCCGCCACTGTCGGTCAGTATAGGGCGGTCCCAGCCGTTGAACTTATGCAGGCCGCCGGCCAGTGACAACACTTCCAGCCCCGGGCGCAGGTACAGATGGTAAGTATTGCCCAGGATGATCTGTGCCTGTACATCGTCACGTACCTGGTCCTGGGTAACGGCTTTCACGCTGCCCACTGTGCCTACCGGCATAAAAATCGGCGTTTCTATGGTCCCATGGGCCGTGGTGATCTTACCTGCCCTGGCATTACTGCCTTTATCTGTAGTTATCAGTTCAAAATTCACAGCTCTTAATTTCAGCGTGCAAAGATCGGATTATTTGGCTATTTTCTCATTTGATGATTTTATCCTTCGAAGCAGGATTTTTTATTATTTTACAGATAATAAAAATATTATATTTTTGCCAGCATTATGCTTGACAATCTGGGTGAAATTGCCTTATACTTTTTCGCTGCCGTAGCAGGAATTCAAACGATATATTATCTGTTTGTCTTTTCCCGGGTAGCTTTTTATCGTCGTAA
The Chitinophaga varians genome window above contains:
- the tgt gene encoding tRNA guanosine(34) transglycosylase Tgt, which gives rise to MKLRAVNFELITTDKGSNARAGKITTAHGTIETPIFMPVGTVGSVKAVTQDQVRDDVQAQIILGNTYHLYLRPGLEVLSLAGGLHKFNGWDRPILTDSGGYQVFSLAANRKIKEEGVVFQSHIDGSKHLFTPENVMDIQRTIGADIIMAFDECPPYPSEYRYARKSMELTHRWLDRCIQRLKDTQPAYGHEQTLFPIVQGSTYKDLRKASAEYIASRGAAGNAIGGLSVGEPENEMYEMCGLVTEILPQDKPRYLMGVGTPWNILENIALGVDMFDCVMPTRNGRNGMLFTWNGVMNIRNKKWATDFNPIDANSECFATRDYSRAYLRHLFVAGEILGMTLASIHNLAFYLELVKEARRQILAGTFATWKTGMVQQLKTRL
- a CDS encoding citrate (Si)-synthase, eukaryotic, whose product is MGYIKEKFKVKADDLNVEVKDLVKNHGTKKIEDVTVAQVYQGMRGITGIVTETSLLDANEGIRFRGYSIPELREHLPKAPGGAEPLPEGLFYLMLIGELPNEADVQYLSSMWGRRSHVPNHVFDAIEALPITTHPMTMFTVGIMALQTESAFAKAYAEGINKKDYWSYMYEDTMNLIARLPRIAAYIYRRKYKGGQHIQPNGMLDWAGNFAHMLGYSDEGFKELMRLYMVIHADHEGGNVSAHTTHLVGSALSDAYLSFAAGMNGLAGPLHGLANQEVIKWILSMREELGGGMPTKEQIEAYVRKTLSEGKVVPGYGHAVLRKTDPRFTAQMEFAKKHLPNDELVKIVWTVYETVPPILQDLGKVKNPWPNVDAHSGALLVHYGMVEYEFYTVLFGVSRALGVLASLCWDRGLGLSLERPKSVTTEWMKQFVEGKVTADAE
- the recG gene encoding ATP-dependent DNA helicase RecG, producing the protein MISTFTPILSNPIEYLKGVGPQKGELLRKEIGIHTFGDLLQYFPFRYVDRTKIDKIASLSGYEDFVQIRGRILRMEVIGENRGKRLVATFKDETGVIELVWFQGWQWMQKSLRENVAYLVYGRISVFNGVPQLAHPEMDLLTEEIASGKQYLEPVYSTTEKLKARGLTAKAIGKLTKTLLEQMSPAEVRENIPVEVLQQYRLMPRSRAYFKIHLPGNEDEAHQAQRRLKFEELFIAQIRICRLKIKRQKLSHGYVFGAVGESFNEFYNNHLPFDLTGAQKRVLKEIRMDTVHGRQMNRLLQGDVGSGKTMVALLTMLLAKDNGFQACLMAPTEILAQQHYKGLADLLQHMPVKIALLTGSIKGKARKQILAGVADGSIHFLVGTHALLEKEVVFQNLGMAIVDEQHRFGVAQRARLWEKNTIPPHILVMTATPIPRTLAMTIYGDLDVSVIDEMPPGRKPITTVHRTEFQRPQVMNFIKDELKKGRQAYIVYPLIEDSEKLDYENLMKGYEEVKAFFPEPQFYISMVHGRQPAEMRETNMQRFVSGDTHIMVATTVIEVGVNVPNASVMVIESTERFGLSQLHQLRGRVGRGAEQSFCILMTGSKLGKVSKERINVMVQTNNGFIISEKDMELRGPGDIEGTRQSGILDFKLADIVQDRAVLEAARASAEKILSEDPDLVLPENQGLKEYLALQRGKSQWSKIS
- a CDS encoding LptF/LptG family permease, producing MTKIDWYILRKLIGTFIYSLMILLVISVVIDITEKIDDFIKYHISLHDVIVDYYFGFIPHIAALLFPLFIFISVIFFTSKMAYRSEIIAILSAGVSFRRFLRPYWVGAFLFGGILWLANYWVVPNANRIRTTFENTRIHTPDNEQSQYDRTSRIDSFTYVTFGTYDPNYKSGSNFTMEKVDKQLMTVKLRADRITWDSTKKAWRLDYVSVRNMDGLKEKWYSRQDSILKIALNPKDLLEVKNLQEAMTTPDLRKYIKREAIRGSEGLNTYWVEYYRRTAAAAAVVILTLIGGIIAAKKVRGGSGLHLAVGIVISASYIILMQFTTVFSTKADLNPLVAVWIPNVLFGGLAFYLYRRAPK